A window of Salmo trutta chromosome 5, fSalTru1.1, whole genome shotgun sequence contains these coding sequences:
- the LOC115193753 gene encoding interferon-induced protein with tetratricopeptide repeats 1: protein MTFSCPTKRMAQNSLEIRLQGLECHFTWKLDYSRSKLESLRETLIDIISSEGVQCSWTGHLNNLLAYLHHALGSTEDALHCLKKAEEAIRLNSPDNVELSLVVHYGNLAWVHYHQGELTESQTYVEKVGRLLQDNRSTCPGVVWGERAWTLNKFHVSKRKEAVYCFRMALKGDPENKVLRCGYAIAFSKSFERKDITPKLRSEMLEHLRIARELDPEHLTITVMYLQRLADSGQVEEARKLAEEVIEKPLDSFGGFGLILSFFREYVSHDSSIDLARRTMERHPDSRQLKKYLAQCYKWKIFSPEEKRNPMRHILIENAVNLYEEVVTLYPKSLAVKLDLSAMYKESGRVDRADKIFEDLLLDREGMEPQDLQTLYNRYAQHLHYAKQDASRSIDIHKKAVEIMLPTGQRDNSYRALLSIVHKGGDRAEEIVDFLDGLDGEGAVRQF, encoded by the exons ATGACTTTCTCTTGTCCAACTAAGAG AATGGCTCAGAACTCCTTGGAAATTAGGCTGCAGGGTTTGGAATGCCACTTCACCTGGAAGTTGGACTACAGCAGATCTAAACTGGAAAGTCTCAGAGAAACCCTGATAGATATCATCAGCAGCGAGGGGGTTCAATGTTCCTGGACGGGTCATCTGAACAACCTCCTGGCTTACCTACACCACGCTTTGGGCTCCACAGAGGACGCTCTTCATTGCCTGAAGAAGGCTGAAGAGGCCATTCGCCTAAACAGCCCAGACAACGTTGAGCTAAGTCTGGTGGTCCACTATGGGAACTTGGCCTGGGTGCACTATCACCAAGGGGAGCTGACAGAGAGCCAGACCTATGTGGAGAAGGTGGGGAGACTACTGCAGGACAACCGCTCGACTTGCCCAGGTGTAGTGTGGGGAGAAAGGGCCTGGACTTTGAATAAGTTTCATGTAAGCAAGAGGAAGGAAGCGGTATATTGCTTCCGGATGGCCTTGAAAGGGGACCCTGAGAACAAGGTGCTGCGCTGTGGCTACGCCATAGCATTTAGTAAATCTTTTGAAAGGAAAGACATTACCCCGAAGCTGCGATCTGAGATGTTGGAGCACCTACGGATTGCTAGAGAATTGGATCCAGAACATTTGACCATCACAGTGATGTACCTGCAGAGGCTTGCAGATAGTGGCCAGGTTGAGGAAGCACGTAAACTTGCAGAGGAAGTGATAGAGAAGCCTTTGGACAGCTTTGGTGGATTTGGACTCATACTATCATTTTTCAGAGAATACGTCTCTCATGATTCAAGCATTGACCTGGCAAGAAGGACAATGGAGAGACACCCTGATTCACGCCAACTGAAGAAGTATCTTGCACAGTGTTACAAATGGAAGATTTTCTCTCCAGAAGAGAAAAGGAACCCAATGAGGCATATTCTCATTGAAAACGCAGTCAACCTTTATGAAGAGGTGGTCACACTCTACCCAAAATCCCTTGCGGTAAAACTGGATTTGTCTGCCATGTACAAAGAATCTGGCAGAGTTGATAGAGCAGATAAGATATTCGAGGACCTGCTTCTTGATAGGGAAGGAATGGAACCACAGGATTTACAAACATTATACAACAGGTATGCCCAACATCTGCATTATGCCAAACAAGATGCTTCCAGGTCAATTGATATCCACAAGAAGGCAGTAGAAATTATGCTACCCACTGGCCAACGTGACAACAGTTATCGTGCTTTGTTGTCCATTGTCCATAAAGGAGGAGACAGAGCTGAGGAAATTGTGGACTTTCTGGATGGACTTGATGGAGAAGGTGCTGTCAGACAGTTCTAG